A stretch of DNA from Castor canadensis chromosome 2, mCasCan1.hap1v2, whole genome shotgun sequence:
TGCCTAGCAGCATCCTGTCCACACACCTGGTAGTGTCCTGTCATGGCCACTGTGTGGAGGCTCCCCCAACCCCCATACACCATGGGATAAGATCTTCCCCTGTGGCATATTACAGGGCCTATACTTGAAGTAAAGTCAGACAGATCAAAGCAAAGGCCTATGTGGTATAGCAGTGATCAAGAAAAGATACAGCACTCAACAAAGAGTCCTCCTGGCCCAGCCTTTGCCCTCCGCAACACTCCCCAGAAACACCCGCTCCCTCTTTCCTGCACCAGGACAGCAGACAGTGTCCAGGCTTCATAAAAACCAGAGTGAATGCTAACAAGCACTCAGGACATCCAGGCACACAAAGCTTTGGCCCTTCACTGTGTTAACATCAAACTCACAACCACCCTGAGGCACagtgtatttttttcctcattttccagatgagtAAAAATTGAGGCATGGAAACCTTTGAAAGCCTGATGAAGTTCATACAGACaggaagagacagaggcaggTTCGAGCCTGACCCGTGGTGCTCAGGGTAAATGAGCTGCAGCGAGGCCTCTGTCCACTCACAGCATTGTACCAAGTACCCTCCATGTGAACTCACTGCTCATGTTCTCTCAGTCAGACCCCAAGCCCTAATGGCAGAGCCTGGGGTTGTCAATCGCCCTGGAAGACAACAGTTCTGCTGGAGTCCAGGGTACAAGAGTGGCCCAGGACCAGGTAAGGAGCGAAGCCTCCCACTCCTCCATCCAAAGTGGCTTACCTGAGCATGTAGGGCAGCGGCAGCAGCAGGGTAAGTGAACGCAGCATGTGAGATGGCTGGGGTCAGCTCTGTGGTGTACAGGGGGTAAGGGGTCCAGGCTTCTGGGGATGCAGGGATCAGAGCAGCCCCCATCAGGTCATCTACAACAGGAGACAAACAGCCTCCATTGTTAGAACACTggtctctcctcttccctcccactacCTCCTTTCAAAAGAGGAGATTCAGCACTCTGGTTGAGCCATATGCTTCCCTGAGGTCAGACATTTCCTTTGCTGAGGATTCCAAGACAAGGGAAGGAAGCCATGGGAAAGTGGCCTAGCATGGTGAGCACCCCGTCTGCTTCTAGAAGCAATTCAGACAGGCCTCAGCCCATCTAAAACACAGAAATCAGATGTCAAGGAAATTGAGCAACCTTGATAGCCCAGTCCCTTGGAGTTCCAGGAAAGGCTGCAGGagaggaaggagaccaggaagtctCAGAGATGAGTGGCTGTGGATGCAGAAGCCCCTGGAAAGAGCCAGATGGGAGAACTGATCACCTCAATAAAAACCCGAatgactgggcactggtggctcacactgatCTTAgttactttgggaggctgagatcagaaggatcgcaactcaaggccagccccagcaaatggTTGGCAGGACCCCACcgctgaaataaccagagcaaaacagaccagaggtgtggctcaagcactagagtacctgctttataggtgtgaaaccctgaattcaaaccctagtcccaccagaaaaaaaaaaaaaaaaaaaggcagcgcGGAGTACCACTCACAGGGGTCCCGTGCGATGAAATGTGCTCCCAGGGTGGGGTGGATATTGGTGGGATTTGGTGTCGCCATTAGCTTGCTCTTGGCCATCTTGGTGTTTGCTTTGGCAAACTCTAATCTCAGGGTCTGTGGATTCTCAGGATCAAACCGAATACCCTAcatgggaaggaaagggagagaaggactTACTCTGTAGGACTGAAACTGTCAGTTCCCATGGATATAGGGATCTGTGCACAGCGGGGCCGTGGCAGAGGGAATGCTGCTCGGACCTCGTGAGTAAAGACGTTTACCACGAATGGGGCAGTCAAGGACTGCCTGGGAAGGACGGGGATTTGTCTCTATGTGGACCCTTTTCTTGGTGTAGAGTAGGGAAGGCTGCAGAGGACAGAGCAGGGACACTCACTGCCTGAAGAGTTCTGTGGGTAAGAGAAAAGCCTGTTCTTTGCCTACTCACGTTCAATGCATTCTTGGCTGCTTCTGCTCCTGCCCGGCTGTCAAAGATCACAAAACCAACAGGCTAGTAGGAAAAAGAGAGAATACCCTTGCATCTCTCCCAGCACAACATCTCCcacctccaaaacaaacaaaacaaaaaaagggctgggggcatagtttGGTgttggagtgcttgcctagcacgcacgaggcaccacaaacaaaaaatggaTCAACACTCAGGTGGAAACAGTATTTGCCCTGccaatgagaagacaaaaaaaaaatctcttggccATACCCTCTTGAGGTACAGCTGGAAGGTTCATACGCCCGAAGTCCAGTCTGCCTCCGGGAGCCACACACAGGAAATGAATGACGCCCACAAGAGCTTTGTTCACAGTAGTAAGCATCGCCCTTTCAGCAGAAGTCTTTTTAAATGCATGCAAATGGTGTTCAACACTACTTCATCTTGCCAAAGATCAGTTCAGACCCCAAATGGCCCCCTAAGGCTCTGGACCCAGGTCTCCCACACCGTTCAGCTACCATCTCTACTGTTCTCAGCCATGGGAGCCAAGTAGGGCTTCCTTGAGTTCCCAGAGCCACAGAGAGAGGGCCAGGAGCTGACTGGGCCCAGCAGGACCCGTGATGACTGCTCTCTTGTCAGCCcaggaaagaaaggggagagagcCCAGGGCAGACAGCAAGTCTTTGTGCTACATGCTGACATTAGGGAAAGGTAACAAGACTCAGTTCCATGCTCAAGAAAACCTAAGAGAGAAATTACCTGTCTGGAGGTGAGCTTGATCAGGGATCCTTCATATCCCTGTAGAGAGAGGTGGCCTTTAGAGAGGAAGGTCAGAAGCTAACCCAGCTCTGTCCCTCGAACCAGTCCCATCTTTCCCCAGCATTCCCTGGAATCATCCTCACACCCTTCCCCAGCAAAGAGAACCCACTCCGACTCCTGCTGTCAAGCTGCTGCTGCCCTGGAGTTCTGAATCACATGGTCAGCACGTGGGGTGGGCATCAAGGGGGCACTCATTGCTTCGTGCATAAATCCTGCGTGCTCCACTAACTTGCAATCTGCAAGCATGGGCCTTACCCTttaagttttctcatctgcaagtGGAAAAGGCTACACAGAATCTCAAAGATTCCTCAGATGCCAAAGTCTATTAAGATTCTTGCTTGCCAGAATAGTCTGAAATGGTTTGAGGCCTTCCCCTGCTCCATCCAGAGAAGCAAGATCCCTGGGAGGGGCTGGGTCCTGACTCACCTTGAATGGCCGGAAGAGCAGGTAAAGTTCTCTGGGTTTAATGTCCACGGGGAGGCCACTGACGAACAGTGTCCGGACCTAGGGACAGAGACCACAGTGGTCAGGGCCAGGTTGGACAGGAATGGTGGCTCTTTCCTCAGGTGAGGAGGAGCTGGAATAATTATAGAGCTGAAGGAGAAATTCAGTATTTCTATGCCTACTGAAGACACTGAAGCAAATTAACACGCATAGTTTCATAACTATGAATTTGTCAAAGCCCTTTCTGTATACTTTCCTTTCTCTGAGGTCATCTTGGAGGTGTCACTCAGTAAGCACCTGCTCAACTGAGTGCCCTTGAGCAGAGTGATGGCCACCAGAGACAAGGCAGAAGAGCCTTGGTTGCAAAGTACATCATCCTTTCTCAGAACAAGGTCCCCtcaaaaaaatcttcagaaagCTATGTGCCTCACCCCCAAAATAtgaacatataaaaatgtatgtttttccAGAAGAAAAGTCTGTTTGGTCTGGGGAGAAGCAAAGATGTACATGAAACATAAACCCTgctgggcgctagtggctcacacctgtaatcctagttactcaggagacagagatcaggaggattgcggttcgaagtcagcccaggcaaatagtttgccaagaccctatctcaaaaaaccttaacaaaaaaagggctggtggagtggctcaaggtgaaggccctgagttcaagtcccagtgccatgcaaaaaaagaaaagaaacataaaccCTAAGCTATGCTATGCCCTGGAGCAATGTCAGCAGAGGGCCTGGCGTTTCCTGTCCATCTCCTACAGCTTTCTACACTAGACAGAGGCTCTTTAGTGGCACAGAACATGTTATATTCTTGCCTCTAAGCCAAGGTTCTTGCATGGTGCTGATACTAAAAGTTTACTGAATATGAGAATGGGTAAGAAGTCAGAAATGAACAATTATGCTGTGTTTTGAAGAATAAGTAGGATCTTGCCAGCTTCAAGTGAAGGAGATGATGCTGAAAGCTGTCCTGTCCTCCCTGTGGTTACAAGTTGGTGTCAAAGCCAGTTGACCATCCTGGGGCCCCAGTCACACCTGATCTCCTCAGTCACAGATGAGGTCCTTAACAGGACTGGTGGAACTTCTACtacatgtttttggttttttgaggcagggactcactatgtagcctaactcacgatcctcctgcctcagcttcccaaatgcttaCAGGACAGCCCAGTCACACCCAGCTTCTGCTGCTATGTAAGTGCCAATACCTGATGGTAAGCTCACCTGGACACCTGGTACCTTTGACAGGGACAGAAGTTTTCCAGTTTAGATCTATTAAAAAAACGTATCTTGAATCCATGGCTTCCTGAGTAATGAAAACCCCGAATGAGAACTTCCTGCACACTGGACTTTTCTGAGCCATGTCTCATACTGCTAAGCCGAGCACAGTTCTCCTGCACTCCCCACTGTTGGCTTAAGGAAACGCTCACATGCCCCACCCCGTCACACGACCATTTCTGACAGCAGTCAGTTGCTCATAGTGGACCACATTCCCTTTCCAGAGGGACCCAAGAATGCGCTCTATGTTCTAGTGATGGCTTCTGACTCCTGGGCAACAGTATTTTTGAGACACTGGTTTGTATTGGAACAGTGCCAAGCAAAGTTACACCTAGCACACACATCTCAACAGAGTTAGGAATGCTAAAGGAAACAGCCCTAATAGCTGCGTATCACTACCCCCCACCCACATAAGTGACTTCTAGTAAAGGGAAGGACAAACTTCCCTCAAACACATCCAGCAGGGTCCTGGCCACTTAGGATGTCTTTTCCTTGCACACATGCCATTTTCCTAGGCTCTTTCTGTTTCACAGTCCTTGGAGCTCTGTGCCACCCACCCCGTATTGCCCTGCTCAAGTTCTACCCTGTCTCCACAGCACTTGGGGGAACCAGACAGCTGAGGCTCCAGAATGTGCTAAAAGGAGTTCCTGGGCTCTGGAACACAGCCATCCTGTGTCCCAGCCCCTTCTGGTCCCTCTGCCCTCTGATGGGAGAACCTGAATTGTACATGTAAATCCCCAGGCATGAGtgactcacccaaggtcacatagctttttttgtggtactggggtttgaactcagggcctccccaaagtgctctaccacttgagccacaccccagccctttttattttagttatttttcaaatagaggcCTTTGCTTTTGCCTGAAAGGGCCTCggatgtgatcctcctgcttatgcctcctgaatagctgggttACATGTgagtaccaccatatccagctcttttattttggcagtactagagtttgaactcaggcctttgcacttgcaaggcaggcattctactgtttGAGCTGTGTCTTCAGCCcctcagcttgtttttgagatgggatcttgcaaactctttttgcctgggctagcttcaaaccatgatcctatctCTACCTcacaattagctgggattacaggaatgagccacagcacccagcccaTACAGCTTGTTCTTTAAAGACAGCAGAGGGGCTGGCagaacggctcaagtggtagagcgcctgcctagcaagcgttattcccagagttcaaatcccctgCCCCAGTGCATGGGCTGAAAGTGCAAGCCACCTGCTGTGTGAACTGGAGCagtttctccccttcccttgctcCCATCCCCCACTCCCAGGATGGTTTGGGTTAAGGTCCCAGAGCAGCCCCAGAGAAACCTCCAGGCTAAGTTTTAGCCCTTCCTTTGGCTCCTTTCTGGCCAGACCTCCCCAGAGGCCCCTTAAATAGCAAGTTCTCAGCATAAAGTTTCCTGCTTGGGATGGGGTTGAATGCAGGGATCTCTCTCCCATCTCCAGCTCAGATTCTTGTTTCCAGTCTTCCCTCTAGGCTACACAACCTTCCCCCtcttgtttccaccttttggggTTCTATAGTTCCCAAAGAAAACAAGGCAGTTATGGAGTAGGTGATGGAGCTATCTACCACATCCCAGACCCTGTGTGGGAGCCAAACCTGGAAGGTTAAATCACAGAAGTCTGATATGAACACTCTCCTTGGTTTTTTACCTGATTCTAGCCACTCCAGCAAATGACACCCCCTTGCTATTCTCCTTGCCCAGATTAGGACACTAAGGGCTAGAAAAGCTCGGTAACTTGTTGAGAGCACGCAACTTATTTCACCCAGGTACCCTGACTCTGCCACCTGTCAGAGCTGGGAAAGAAACTCACACATCTGTTTGGTAGCTAGCCCCTTCCCATGACACTTATTTTGAATCACAGTAAAGCCAGAGTGTGGAggacagaaaaagcaaaaaaaaaccttACCAGCACTCGTGAGGTTGAGACAGGGGGATGGAGAgctggaggccaacctgggctatgtatCAAtgccctatctcaacaaaaagtAGAAACTGGCTAAGCAGAAGTGAAAGAAGCTTGAGTTCAACAGGCTGGTCAGCACCCTGCCCAGCCCACTTCAGACCCTGCCTAGCCCCCACCTGTTTTGAATTCATCAAGCCCAGTCCCCACCCTTCCCAGGTCCCTGGCAAACACCCACACTGTCCCACCTCATAGCAGCTGCCTATATTGACCTGTAGGCCCACGCCTTCCCCACTCCTTAGCTACAGGATACCTATCCTTCTaggtcctcagtttcctcactcacCTGAAACCCTATGGTGGTCTGTGACACCTTTGCCTTATATTGTTCCCACCAGTTCAGTCTGAGCCTTTACCCTGACTATATAAAGCTTAGAGAAAAGAATTTTTATCTTCCAAAGTGCCTAAAGCAAGGCCTAGCCATTCGAGACCTCCCCTGTCACATCCCAGCTTCTTGCTCTGCCTGGAGAAGCTGCTTTATCCTTCTGAATCTGTGTCTTTATCTGCACAACGCAGCCACCGCCCTCCTCCAAGAGGAAGGGCTCACCTTACTCTATGCCTGGAACATACACAAACCCCAAGAAAATGCATTTCTCTTTGGGTTCCTATAACCATTTACCTGCACAAGGCCCTTGCCTATCAGGTACCATGAGTCGTTTATTTACAAAGGTTGTGTAGTGAGACTGGATTGGGTCCAGGTGGGTCTGGAGCTGGAAATGTGGGCAGACAGCCTTAGGTGGTCACTGGATTCTTTAAGTTTCCCTCTCTGCAGGGGAGGTAATACCCTAGGTTAAAAGCATCAAGGAGGTCACCTAGTTCAAATCCCtcatttttcatttgagggaaGCTCGGAAGAGGGTGACAACACAAACTGATGGGACATGCAGTTATTCCTCTACGGCGTGACCAATCAGTCTTTATGTCTTAGCATTTGGCCACCCCTCCCCCCAGTTTCTGGTGCCAGCCTCAGGATAACTGGGCCTGCCGTCAGGAAGCAGGCCGGTACAGACTAGGATTCAGGCACTAACAACTAGTTGAGGCCATGATGGAGAGGCCAACCAAAGACCTCATGTCCTGCCTATTCCACAAGCTTATTACAAGAGAACACGAAAGTGTTTCAAAGTATTTGAAGAAAGCTTAAGGACTGGTTCACATGATCAGTCCCCAGGCAACTCAAAGGCACCAAACTCATTTTCTTGGGCCCATTCCTTCTACACACTCACCCCCTCTGCAGAGCATCTGTACAACCCAAGGGACCATTTCCTTTCTGCCCTGAAAAGAGTACAACCACAGCCCTTTTAGAATAGTCACCCACAGGGCAGACAAGAGCAGACACTGGTAGGCCCACAGTCATGGCCTCAGCACAGCTGGAGAATGACTTTATACTGGGAGAAGGAATGGAGAATCCTTAGGACTTAGCCAAAGATAATGCATATAGAAAAACAAGTCTGCTGGTGGAACCTGCTGGAAGCACCAAGTTCAACATGGAGAAGGAACCTGGCCAGGGTTGTGTTCCCATACAAGACATCACAGACATGGCTGTGTAGCTTCCATGGCTGTCAGGAGCAGAACAGCCTTGCTGGAGGTCCCAGCCAACACCAGCCCTGCCGAGATAAACTAACCAAGTTCTGCCACAACTTTGCCCTACCCACTAGCTCCCAGGCTGCTCTCCTCCTTTACACAAGCTCTGCTGTTGTCTTTCCTCTACAACCAGAGAGAGAGGGGTAATGGGAGAGCTCCAGCCCCTGCCTGCTAAGTTCACATAGCAGGCTGTCACTTGTTGATTTCCTGGGGTTGTCCCATGTGCTGCTCTTTCTCTTCTACCAGTGTTGGATTTAGAGTGCCTAGAGGTCCAGACAATCTATtgacccctctcctccccttggAGGACCCTCAGTCTCACTCCCACAGAGGGATCcctagggaaaggaaaggagagaggaaaagcgAAAGAGTCTGAGTGGCACTGGCAGCCCTCTCTCTTTAGCCCTGTTCTTAAGGCCTCTCTGGGGTGGAATTGCTCTTCCTAGTAAGAACAGTCTTAAAGGAACCTTTTTATTTTGAGGGCAAGGTTTTAAGTTTGTAGCCCAAGCTACCCTTAAATTTGTGACCCTTAAGgggacccttttttttttttttttaaaggaaagaaaaacagggttaatttattttccttgtaTAAAAACCCTATGTTGTAGCCACAGCTAGAGTTTGGCTGGAGTCTTAGTGCACAGAGACTCTGGTGTGGGTTTTCTCAAGATGGTCAATGAACTCCTGATAGGGAAGATGGTCTCTTTCCAGGGGTCAGGAGTCAGGTAGCTGTAGATTATCAAAGGTGGCCTTGGTGAAGTTGCCCAGGGTGGCAGTGCAGCCTCTGGCTGAAAAGTGCAGCAGTCATCAACACCGGCCCTGAGCAGCAGCTTCTCGGGCACAGGAGCTGAGACAATGTCAGTACCTCTGGGGGCGGGGATGAGGCACACCAGCACAGAACTGCAGCGGCCTATCACCTTGCATGGGATGGTGTggagcttgtcaatcttgttcccACAGTAGCCTCTCTGCAAAGGGACAATGGACAGCTTGGCCATGATGGCCCCTCTGATGGCTGTGGCTACCTCCTTGGAGCACTTAACACCCAGACCGAGGCAACCATTGTAGTCTCCAATGGCTACAGATGCCTTGAACCTGGTGCGCTGATTGGCTGAATCTGCTTCTGCACTTCATGATGTTAAAAACCTCATCCTCGAGGGACACCCCTTCCTCAGGGAGGTCAATAATCTCAGACTCTTTGATAGGCAGTGAGAAAAAGATAGATCTCCTCTAAGGACCTGAACTTTGTGCCCTTGACCAGGCGGCCCAGCTTGATGACTGAGATCCACTCCTTGTCTTCGGCCTTGCTGTAGCCTCAGCAGTGATGGCTGTAGGCCCACCTACTGCACAGGTGTCATCCACCATTGGATGTTTTCTGAAGAAGAAGCTAAAaggaacttttttttgtgtgtgcggTACtgtagcttgaactcagggcctttaccttgaatcactccaccagccctatttttgaagggtttttctagataggatctctcagaactatttgcttgggctggctttgaactgcgatcctcctgatctctgcctcctgagtagttaggattacagatgtgagctaccagcacccagctctaaaAGGAACTTCTTGACAACACTATCTGATCCTGCATGAGAGGACTCAGGCCCCCCAAGTCACCCGACCCTTTCCTTAGGAAGGTGTCAGCTGCAGGCCAATATCCGGGTGTCCCTGCTTCCTAACAGAGGTAAGGGCTCACTGtctagagaggaagaaaggactcAAACAACCCTATCCACATCTGAATTCTTCCTTCAGACAAACTGACATTTGCTTAAAGAGCTCTtagaacaaggtgctaaaggaCCCCAAGGAACCAGTCTAATAGCACAGATTCAGGCTTGAGTGGCACAGACTTCCAAGTAGAACTCACCTTTTCTATCAGCCAGGGCAGACACCTCTCTTGGCCCTCGACACACCTGGGGCAGCCCTGTCACTGAACGCACAAACAAGGCCAGAACCCTAAGCAGTGGCTTCTCAGGGCTCCATTCTTCCTGGGGCACACACAGGTCCCTACTGGTACAGGGTTCTGAAGGAGTGAGTAGGGGAAGGGCTGGTAGAGAAGGTGGAGGGGAATACTACCCAGAAGAGCAGTTGAACAAGCGTCCATGAGGAAAGGGCAGGGGTCTGGGTCAGCTGTGGGCCAGTGAAAAGGCCCACAACAAGAGACACGACAGGGACCTGGCTGCTTACCAGACCTGGCCTCCTCTGCAAGGGAGGGACAGACCAATGCTGAAGGCTCCAACTCTATCTAACCTTTCACACCCAAAAGATCTCCCTCATACCTAGTATTGAACACTTAGCTTCTCAGTTACTGTGGTTAAGAGGACAGGCTCCATAAAAGCCAGGTTTTATGAGCAATGGAAAGGGTAAACATGCTTTCAAAAACAGTGCTTGCTACACCCATGGCCATTAAACCCTCTTATCCTTTAACTCTGAAGGATAGCCACAGCCTTCATCAAATCCCCAGCCCTGGGAATGCTAAGTCGGGACCCTGTACCTAAAGGACCACCCATGCAGAGAACAAACCTTTCTCCACCCAATGAAATCCCACCAACCCACCAGGCAACAGTCTACCCTCCAGGTGGATTCAGTCCTTCCATAAATCTCTGCCTTGTGAGGTTGGAAGGGTAGAGAATGGGGAGAAGACATACTCAGGAAGACTTGATCCTACAAAGGAAATAAAGCAATCTTTTAACCACCCCCCCCCacgcccccacacacacccctgcagtgctgggaactgaatccagggccttgtgcgtgctaTGCAAGCGCtccacaactgagctacatccccagccccagccccagccatcTTTTAGCATCACTAAAAGTAGAATTGGAACTGGAAAGGAAAAGCCGCTTCACCAGTCCAATCCATCAATGTTCAAGTAACTACTTGCTCAGGTCCCGCCTACTCACTGTTGGGAGTGATTCTCCCTGTCATCTGGATGGAAAACATGTCTTagaaaggggtggggagaggagggaaatcCAAACAGGGAAAAAGAAGTCTCTTATAAGCccctcccacatcctttcccAGCTCCAAGCCCTCAGCAACAACACAAATACAGAATATTTGAGCTGGAAGAAACCttatttttagatgagaaaacaaGGGCTCAGGAGTCCTGAGAGCTGTTTGCAGTCACTGTAGAGACTTCAAGGGTCCCTGGGTGCCCAGCTCATGAGTCAATATCCTCTTGTAGATCTTGATCTCATGCCAACCTGCTCAGACCCCAGTGGGATCAGACTTAGGCACCCAAGAACAAGTAGCTTTCAACTTTTGAGCAAACCCAGCATTTTGCAAAAACACTGGAGTAGCCGGAGTCCCCCTGAATAATGCTGTGGTTAGTCCTATGAAGAGTTGTTTATAAGGAGGTGAAAAGAAAGACTGACAGACAGATGACCATCTCTAACAAGACTGCTGTGTGCAGTCTTGTGCTCCATGGACGGTGAGCAGATGTGTGGCTAGAGCAGGCTCAGGCCACCCCCCGCCAGCCCAGATCACAGGTGTTTATGACCTGCAGGTTATTATATTACAGAGGAAGTTTATGCTTTCCTGACAAAAAGTCAACAAGTCCTTCCAAGATGTCATCATCACATCCAGATCTGATCTGGTTCCCCGAAGGGAAAGTGAGAACCAAAGCTTTGGACTCAGGCTCTGCCTCCAGCTTAGAAACCACTTGCAGACACAACCCAGAAACAATAGAAAGTCTCAACAATTGTCAAGAAGCATGGGGTAGctgctgccagtggctcacacctgtaatcccagttcaaagccagccagctccagacaaatagttggagggaccctatcttaaaaatatccaacacaaaacagggctggctgagtggctcaagtgataaagcgcctgcctagcaagcatgagaccctcagttcaaactctgagtaccaccaaaaacagaaaagatacgGGTTGAAGTCCCAGCCCTGTCACCAGCCACATGGCCTTCACTTCCCTATCTCAGCTATAAAGAGCAAGGATGGACTAGGctcagtttccttcctt
This window harbors:
- the Rbpms2 gene encoding RNA-binding protein with multiple splicing 2, whose amino-acid sequence is MSNLKPDGELCTSAGTGTGTGSGGALEEEVRTLFVSGLPVDIKPRELYLLFRPFKGYEGSLIKLTSRQPVGFVIFDSRAGAEAAKNALNGIRFDPENPQTLRLEFAKANTKMAKSKLMATPNPTNIHPTLGAHFIARDPYDLMGAALIPASPEAWTPYPLYTTELTPAISHAAFTYPAAAAALHAQVRWYPPSDPTQQGWKHRQFC